The genome window ctaatatatagttaaaatccccacttatcaatggACACCATGATACTGGTGATATTCATAATGATTATTTTGGCGATAAGGAAGTTGTAGAGAATAAGTTTGGTAGTGAGGAAGTTATGGAGAAAAATATTGGTAGTAAGGAAGTTGTAAATAAAAATGTTGGCACTGAGGTAAGTCTAGAGCAAACTGTTGATGTTATGGAGGGTGTGGTGAAGGATTCTATAGAAGCTGGTAAAAGTAGTGAAGGAGTTGGTGATGATGAAGCCTGGATTGAGGATGTCGAGCCTGAAATCACTGCAATCACCCAGAAGTTTTATGACAAAAACAAAAATGATGTAGATGGTGATAGTGTAGTTAATATTGcagaagttaaaaaaaaatactgCTAATATGGGGGGTTTGGTGGAGAATTCTGTACAAGTTGTTGGTAAAAATAGTTGTGAAGAAGTTGGCGAGGACAACGGCTGGACTAATGATACTGAGGCTCAAATAACTACAATCACCCAAAAGTATTTCGATCAAAATATTGTACATGGTGATTGTTTAGAAGTGGAGAAAAATATTGCTACTATGCAGGAAGATCGTATAGTTGTTGTTGATCATGACACACCTGAAATGATCCCTGAATAAAGGAAACCAGTAGGGGTCATGAAGTCACCATTCAGGAACACATTTGACTCTGGTGGCACCATCCAAGTTGCTCAAAATAAGCCAACTAAGTCAAAGAAGCCCATCTTGACAAATAAGCCAAATAAGTCCATCTTCACTATAAAGTATCCTTTTCAAGAAAATGTTGACAATCCTATTGATTTCAGAATATTGTGTAAATGGAACACTTTCATCAATAGAGGCTTAAGGACTAATGCACCGTAAGTTTTATGTTtcagttttttctttttcttatttcttttccttgtttATTTTTCGTGTTTCGTATTATGAACTATATCTTTTTATCGTGATTCATCAGGGACGGTGTTTATTCATAGATTAGCAATAAGCTAAATAAAATCTTTGAATTTGGAGTTGATGATATTGGAGAGAAAAAATGGTTCTTCACATTTGCATATCTAAGCCTACCCATATGTGATTCAGTAAGTCAACACTATAATGGTTCTTCATATTTTCAGCATATTGATGTTAATTTGTTAGCATAAATGTCGTTTCTTTTCTTTTATCCATGTTGTAATTATATATAGATTCTATATGTAATAAAATGAGAAATGGGACTCGGTAACCCTTGTATAGTAGGCAGAAGAAAGGATTAGAATAATAATAGCAATATAAAACATAGTATCAACTTGGAAGAGTATCTTTTATGTATATTTGCAGTATCTTATGTAAAATGTATAATTGGTTTATACACAAAATATACATTTTAGTTTTCTCATAATGTAATTTTCTGACTATGtgtatttattcttcatatttcagcatattgatgttattttttactatttgagAAAAAAGGAAAGTACGGTGTTATTTTTCCAGTAAGATTCACAACTACCGACTGTTGGTTTAACTGCTTGATTTTGAATTTGTACAAGGAGTTTTTGGAGAAAAATAGAGACATGAAATTGATTACTGAAACAGATCCAATTGCTGAGTAtataattgggtatttttttaAGATGTAATGTTCCTTGATGTACTGTTGATGAAATCCTTTTCCCTATAAATCTGTTTGATAAGTGGCATTGGATATTGGCGAGACTGTCACTCAAAGATCTGCGCATTTATGTATATGATTCCATGAGTGGCGCGCAGCAAAATAGTGCAGTTCAGAGATCAATTGAGTCATATTCAGTGTTTCTCCCATATTTCCTTCATTGTATTGGTTTTTGGGACACAAAGGAGAATAATATGGGAATTCCTGCTATTGATCCTTTTGAGATTCATGTCGTTGATGGGTTTCCAATGCAAGATAACAGGTaaattattattgaatatttctGATTCTTATTCATTTTTGtacataaattcttattttgatatTATACTAGCGTATTCAACGTTTATGTGCGACCTTTGTATGTAGTGACTATGGTATTTATGTTGCTGCATTTGCTAAGTACATCATTCAAGGCAGCAGTATTCCTAAAGTTATTGATATTGATGGGATACGGAACCGATATGGCATATTGCTGTGGGATTATGGAGTGAAGAAACAAAGAGCACATGCAGTTAGTGATGACGAGTCTACTGGTAGATTGAAGGATCTCACAAAAAAAGGATAACAAGAAAAAGGGCAAGTCGCATGTCGTTGGTGATGACAAGGCTTTGGAGGATAACAAGAAAAAGGGCAAGACGCATGTCGTTGGTGATGACGAGACTTTGAAGGATATCAAGAAAAGAGCAAGTTGAAGGGCAAGATGAAGTAGTTTGGGATAGTTTAGCGGAAAATTGACATGTAGTTTTAAGATGAAGTAGTTTGGTAATAATATTGTCTTATGATTGGATACAGTTGCATACCTATATCACATTTTATGCTTTTTATTTGGGATAATTTTGAACAATATGTTTGAAATACTAATGttgaatattacttttaattGCGACTTATTTGTTTTCAGTTAATAGTGAAATTTTGAAAGTTTCAGATTTTGTGTAGTTTTGACTTTTCTACAGTTTTCGTTTTGTAATTTATATAGTTTTAATCTGTTTCAATAGGTTTTGCAAATTTAGCTCGTGTTTCTATGTTGTTATAGGAAGTTTTGTGAATGAAGTTTTGGGGGCAGCTAAATTGTATATAAACTGTATAGcgatagtctattttgtataatttttgtatagtaacactttttgtatatattttgtatagtgacatctattttgtataatttttgtatagtaataattttttttgtatatattttgtatagtgacatctattttgtatatttttttgtatagtcACAGTCTGTATGTAAATTATATATACAATAGTGACGGTcttttttttgtataaatatacaaattctattttgtatagtgatagttttttgtatatattttatatagtgacatctattttgtatattttttgtacagCGACGGTTTATTTTGTAtgttttttgtatagtgacagtctattgtatataaattgtatagtgaccgtctatttgtatatgttttgtatattgACAatcttttttgtatatattttatatatttatatctattttgtatattgacaTCTATATAGTGACATCCATAATAGTATTTGGAATAAAACTTCTACCAATACTTTCATTACGACAAAAAGTAGTATCTTTTTTCATACATCATAGAGAATCTGATTGCAAATCTCATTATTTTTCCAATATTCTAACTGTAACATTCACAAGGAAAACAATTATCTACTAGTTGACTCGATCATTCCTGTATGTTCTTCTATTGTGTCCTTATTTTCCACACAGTCCACGGGTAACTATTTTAGTATACAGATATTCATAAAGTCCCTTGCGTCGCGACTTCGTCGGTCTTCCTGATTTTTCCTTCACTATCGGTGGTAGGACCAAATTATCTAACACCTATGTTGGAAGGTCCCATGTATTTGCATCTGGAAGTGGATTAACTGGCACTTCATATGTCTTCTTAAAGTATTCCTTGGTGTAATAGGAAGAACAATATTTGGGTGCTTCTATGTGTGTGCAGTCCAATACTGCCATAGCATGTGGACAAGGAATCTCATCCACTTGAAATCGTGTGCACGAGCATTCCCTTTTTTGCATGCAGACTATGTTTCGCCTTTGTTCAGCATCCATTACTACATATACATAATCGGTTGAAGGACTCACCTAAATTTAAATAGATATCATTGGTAAAACAGGGATATGACAAGTATTAATGCTTTTTTGTCAAAGTATGTAATTCAGGCGTATGAAGTAAGACATGATAAAAGAATATTTACCGTCATCTTCTGCGACAAACTGCTATTTTCCTTCAGTACTTCGTTATATTTTTTTCATAGGCCAGTAAATGTACTCATTGCAGTCATTCTATTTGTATTATTCCATTCCATAACCAAATTCATCATGTAATCTAGCAAACTCGTGATCGGTAGCTCTCTTGCCTCTCTGTTTCTTGCATTGAGTGACTCGGCAATATTTGAAGTCCTCGCCATAGATCTATTAACAGTGAAATGCGCTAGGGACCACTTTTCATAACCAATTAGGAACATGTAACCACTTACCCTCTTATCAATGTTGTCCATATCTTGCATGAGGCGATTAAAATCTTCAATTTTGTATGCTCTGGCCATTGCAAAAAACACTTCCCTCGGTCGGTCATGGTTCTTCTTGAACTGCTTCTTTATGTTATTCCAAAGATGGAAGATGCATACATAGTGAAATACCTCTAGATACACAATCGAAGCATCCCTCAATATGCTTGCATGACGATCGGATACGATGCACATCCTTTCCCTTTCCCCAAAAGCTTGTCTAAACATTTCAAAAAAACATTCCCAGGAAGAATCATTTTCAGAATCGACAACAGCATAGGCTAGTGGAAATATTTTACCTGGTTAAGCAAATAAGAAAGCATCCACATGTTACTTTTGTTATACACGGATAACAACTATCTATAccatatataattattatatgaGACTGTGACATATTCACCTGCCGCATCTTGTGCGCTAGCTGTTAACATTGTCCCCCTGTGTGATGATTTAAGGAA of Nicotiana tomentosiformis chromosome 7, ASM39032v3, whole genome shotgun sequence contains these proteins:
- the LOC104120282 gene encoding uncharacterized protein, with protein sequence MDFVVGLPRTQRKFDAVWVIVDMLTKPAHFIPVAVTYSSEQFAEIYIREIVPLHGVPVSVISNRGWKYCYPIIVVDGTFLKSSHRGTMLTASAQDAAGKIFPLAYAVVDSENDSSWECFFEMFRQAFGERERMCIVSDRHASILRDASIVYLEVFHYVCIFHLWNNIKKQFKKNHDRPREVFFAMARAYKIEDFNRLMQDMDNIDKRVSGYMFLIGYEKWSLAHFTVNRSMARTSNIAESLNARNREARELPITSLLDYMMNLVMEWNNTNRMTAMSTFTGL